The proteins below are encoded in one region of Bosea sp. BIWAKO-01:
- a CDS encoding outer membrane protein: MRLPILSGALCALALSAGASQAQAYLPFTGFAAVPSFAWSEPTLSPGGVKWEGSYARISSGFQVTSTKGLGTSAGPTIGLEGGKMWRDGDFLFGVIGALEYAPAIGGYGTPSFNTAAWTRDVVGAFQLKAGVFATENVLLYTKVGLAAANETWRYGPTPFSSPFNRSEIAVRPEARAGVEWAVTNNLTLGLEVGVVGQAIR, encoded by the coding sequence GTGAGACTACCGATCCTTTCCGGCGCGCTCTGCGCGCTTGCGCTCAGCGCTGGAGCCTCGCAGGCACAGGCCTACCTGCCCTTCACGGGTTTTGCCGCCGTGCCGTCCTTCGCCTGGTCGGAGCCGACGCTGTCGCCCGGCGGCGTGAAGTGGGAAGGCTCCTATGCCCGCATCTCCTCTGGCTTCCAGGTGACCAGCACCAAGGGGCTGGGCACGTCGGCCGGCCCGACGATCGGGCTCGAAGGCGGCAAGATGTGGCGCGATGGCGACTTCCTCTTCGGCGTCATCGGTGCGCTCGAATACGCCCCTGCGATCGGCGGCTACGGTACGCCGAGCTTCAACACGGCGGCCTGGACGCGCGATGTCGTCGGTGCCTTCCAGCTCAAGGCCGGCGTGTTCGCAACCGAGAACGTGCTGCTCTACACCAAGGTCGGGCTCGCTGCCGCGAACGAGACCTGGCGCTACGGCCCGACGCCCTTCAGTTCGCCGTTCAACCGCAGCGAGATCGCGGTCAGGCCCGAGGCCCGCGCCGGTGTCGAATGGGCCGTGACCAACAACCTGACGCTCGGCCTCGAGGTCGGCGTGGTCGGCCAGGCGATCAGGTAG
- the parC gene encoding DNA topoisomerase IV subunit A — MGKPVEPPPEDETERIDLKSALEERYLAYALSTIMHRALPDARDGLKPVHRRILHAMRLLRLDPGQVHKKCARIVGDVIGKFHPHGDQSVYDALVRLAQDFAQRYPLVDGQGNFGNIDGDNAAAYRYTEARMTEVARLLLDGIEEDAVDFRETYNGEDEEPIVLPAAFPNLLANGSQGIAVGMATSIPPHNAAELCDAALYLIQHPETSSEQLMTFVPGPDFPTGGIIVESRASMAETYRTGRGAFRTRARWHVEDQGRGTWLAVVTEIPYMVSKGRLIEKIAELLNDRKLPLVGDLRDESAEDIRVVIEPRSRAVDANLMMESLFKLTELESRISMNMNVLTGGLVPRVLGLNEALRAWLDHRREVLLRRSRFRLGQIEKRLEILRGLLIVYLDLDRVIKIIREEDEPKLELMRYFELSEVQANAILDTRLRALRKLEEMQLKTELDELTTEKGQIEGLLASEATQWKTISWDIREVKKLFGPETVIGKRRTDFADMPETTDIDLTQAMVEREPITVVVSKKGWIRALKGHVQDLSTLSFKGDDALQLGFHTETTAKLLVLASNGKVFTLEASKLPGGRGFGDPIRLMIELEETADIVSAFPYRPGLKLLMVTTDGRGFVAPSDDVVANTRKGRQVLNVTEPVKALLAVPAEGDHVAIIGENRKLLCFPLSEVAEMGRGKGVRLQRYKDGGVSDAKTFKLAEGLTWLDTSNRTWTVGAAELIEWLGHRAESGRLPPKGFPKNNRFGG, encoded by the coding sequence ATGGGAAAGCCGGTCGAGCCGCCACCGGAGGACGAGACCGAGCGCATCGATCTGAAATCGGCGCTCGAAGAGCGCTATCTCGCCTATGCGCTGTCCACCATCATGCACCGTGCCCTGCCGGATGCGCGTGACGGCCTGAAGCCCGTCCATCGCCGCATCCTGCATGCGATGCGGCTGCTGCGCCTCGACCCCGGCCAGGTGCACAAGAAATGCGCCCGCATCGTCGGCGACGTCATCGGTAAGTTCCACCCGCATGGCGACCAGTCGGTCTATGACGCGCTGGTGCGCCTCGCCCAGGATTTCGCCCAGCGTTACCCGCTCGTCGACGGCCAGGGCAATTTCGGCAATATCGACGGCGATAACGCCGCCGCCTACCGCTATACCGAAGCGCGCATGACCGAGGTCGCGCGCCTCCTGCTCGACGGGATCGAGGAGGACGCGGTCGATTTCCGCGAGACCTATAATGGCGAGGACGAGGAGCCGATCGTCCTGCCGGCGGCGTTCCCCAACCTGCTGGCCAATGGCTCGCAGGGCATCGCGGTCGGCATGGCGACCTCGATCCCGCCGCACAACGCGGCCGAACTCTGCGATGCCGCGCTCTATCTGATCCAGCATCCGGAGACCTCCTCCGAGCAGCTCATGACCTTCGTGCCCGGGCCGGATTTCCCGACCGGCGGCATCATCGTCGAGAGCCGGGCCTCGATGGCCGAGACCTATCGCACCGGGCGCGGCGCCTTCCGCACAAGGGCGCGCTGGCATGTCGAGGACCAGGGCCGTGGCACCTGGCTCGCAGTGGTCACCGAGATTCCCTACATGGTCTCGAAGGGCCGGCTGATCGAGAAGATCGCCGAGCTGCTGAACGATCGGAAGCTGCCGCTGGTCGGGGACCTGCGCGACGAGTCGGCCGAAGACATCCGCGTCGTCATCGAGCCGCGCAGCCGCGCCGTCGACGCCAATCTGATGATGGAATCGCTGTTTAAGCTCACCGAGCTCGAATCGCGCATTTCGATGAACATGAACGTACTGACCGGCGGGCTGGTGCCGCGGGTGCTCGGCCTCAACGAGGCCCTGCGCGCCTGGCTCGACCATCGCCGCGAAGTGCTGCTGCGCCGCTCGCGCTTCCGCCTCGGCCAGATCGAGAAGCGGCTGGAGATTCTGCGCGGCCTGCTGATCGTCTATCTCGACCTCGATCGCGTCATCAAGATCATCCGCGAGGAGGACGAGCCGAAGCTCGAGCTGATGCGCTATTTCGAGCTCAGCGAAGTCCAGGCCAACGCGATCCTCGACACGCGCCTGCGTGCGCTGCGCAAGCTCGAGGAGATGCAGCTCAAGACCGAACTCGACGAGCTCACCACCGAAAAGGGTCAGATCGAGGGGCTGCTGGCCTCCGAGGCGACGCAGTGGAAGACCATCTCCTGGGACATCCGCGAGGTGAAGAAGCTCTTCGGCCCGGAAACCGTGATCGGCAAGCGCCGCACCGATTTCGCCGACATGCCGGAGACGACCGATATCGACCTGACGCAGGCCATGGTCGAGCGTGAGCCGATCACGGTCGTCGTCTCCAAGAAGGGCTGGATCAGGGCGCTGAAGGGCCATGTCCAGGATCTCTCGACCCTGTCCTTCAAGGGTGATGACGCGCTGCAGCTCGGCTTCCACACCGAGACCACGGCGAAGCTCCTGGTGCTGGCCTCGAACGGCAAGGTCTTCACGCTGGAGGCGTCCAAGCTGCCGGGTGGCCGCGGCTTCGGCGATCCCATCCGCCTGATGATCGAGCTGGAGGAGACGGCCGACATCGTCTCCGCCTTCCCCTACCGGCCCGGTCTCAAGCTCCTGATGGTGACGACGGATGGGCGCGGCTTCGTCGCCCCCAGCGACGATGTCGTGGCCAACACCCGCAAGGGCCGCCAGGTGCTCAACGTCACCGAGCCGGTCAAGGCGTTGCTCGCCGTTCCGGCCGAGGGCGACCATGTCGCGATCATCGGCGAGAACCGCAAGCTGCTCTGCTTCCCGCTCTCCGAGGTCGCGGAGATGGGGCGTGGCAAGGGCGTGCGCCTGCAGCGCTACAAGGATGGCGGCGTCTCCGACGCCAAGACCTTCAAGCTGGCCGAGGGCCTGACCTGGCTCGACACCTCGAACCGGACCTGGACGGTCGGGGCGGCCGAACTGATCGAGTGGCTCGGCCACCGTGCGGAATCGGGCCGCCTGCCGCCCAAGGGCTTCCCGAAGAACAACAGGTTCGGCGGCTGA
- the recO gene encoding DNA repair protein RecO — protein MEWSDDGTIIGIRQHGENAVILEVLTRLHGRHLGLVRGGRSARAQPVLQPGNAVSLTWRARLDEHLGEYKVELITSHAARLMAAPVALYGLGVICALLRLLPERDPHPALHEGLAVLIEHLDELTLAPALVVRFEVAMLAELGFGLDLTRCAVTGSPDDLTHVSPKSGKAVSRKVAEPYQDRLLALPRFLSEGQGGRQPSAADIAAGFALTGFFLRRHLLEPRGLLESPERARLLELVARIH, from the coding sequence ATGGAGTGGAGCGACGACGGCACCATCATCGGCATCCGGCAGCATGGCGAGAATGCCGTGATCCTGGAGGTGCTGACGCGTCTGCATGGCCGCCATCTCGGGCTCGTGCGCGGAGGGCGCTCGGCCCGGGCGCAGCCGGTGCTGCAGCCCGGCAATGCGGTCTCGCTGACCTGGCGGGCCCGGCTCGACGAGCATCTCGGCGAATACAAGGTCGAGCTCATCACCTCGCATGCGGCGCGGCTGATGGCGGCGCCCGTCGCCCTCTATGGGCTGGGGGTGATCTGCGCCCTGCTGCGGCTGCTGCCGGAGCGCGATCCTCATCCGGCCCTGCATGAGGGGCTGGCGGTTCTGATCGAACATCTCGACGAGCTGACCTTGGCGCCGGCCCTTGTCGTGCGGTTCGAGGTCGCCATGCTGGCCGAACTCGGCTTCGGGCTTGATCTGACGCGCTGCGCCGTCACCGGTTCGCCAGACGATCTCACCCATGTCTCGCCGAAATCGGGCAAGGCGGTCAGCCGCAAGGTGGCCGAGCCCTATCAGGATCGTCTGCTGGCGCTGCCGCGCTTCCTGAGCGAAGGGCAGGGCGGGCGGCAGCCCTCGGCCGCCGATATCGCGGCGGGCTTCGCCCTGACCGGCTTCTTCCTGCGCCGCCACCTGCTTGAACCGCGGGGATTGCTCGAGTCGCCGGAGCGCGCGCGGCTGCTGGAGCTGGTCGCACGAATTCACTGA
- a CDS encoding tautomerase family protein, whose amino-acid sequence MPLIRISMRRGRPASEPAAIVDGVYRAMRETFEVPEDDLFAVIHQHDPDEFIFNARYFGFERTAGLVIIQITCNNSRGVTQKKALFAKIAENLRREPGLKPDDIFINLIETARENWSFGGGIAQYV is encoded by the coding sequence ATGCCCCTGATCCGCATTTCCATGAGGCGCGGCCGTCCCGCCTCCGAGCCGGCTGCCATTGTCGATGGCGTCTATCGGGCTATGCGCGAGACCTTCGAGGTGCCGGAGGATGATCTCTTTGCCGTGATCCACCAGCACGACCCTGACGAGTTCATCTTCAACGCCCGCTATTTCGGCTTCGAGCGCACGGCCGGTCTCGTCATCATCCAGATCACCTGCAACAACAGCCGCGGCGTCACCCAGAAGAAGGCGCTCTTTGCCAAGATCGCCGAGAATCTGCGCCGGGAGCCGGGGCTGAAGCCCGACGACATCTTCATCAACCTGATCGAGACCGCGCGCGAGAACTGGTCCTTCGGCGGCGGCATCGCGCAGTATGTCTGA
- a CDS encoding LysR family transcriptional regulator translates to MIAASLDIDAVAAFLGAADLRSFTRAAEALGTTQSLVSTRVKRLEEVLGRPLLQRHPRLVRLTAEGERFVPAARELLAAHERARAAFTEAPERISVGISEQAVGADAPALLARLAGHDPTLVISLRIERSSLLDAAFDRGELDVAVMLRIGAGKTGETLCRDAFGWFAAPTLTRDPAQPLPLVSLMTECALRRHAIEAVGGAGLSWREAFVGGGMAAVLAAVQGGLGVTPLAARIAPLGAVDVGGDWGLPALGSSEVVLRSNVATPRANAFVRELAAAFRGPVQRSSAQPLPAQPLGNSNPISR, encoded by the coding sequence ATGATCGCCGCCTCACTCGATATCGATGCGGTCGCCGCCTTTCTCGGTGCGGCCGATCTGCGCAGCTTCACGCGCGCTGCCGAGGCGCTGGGCACGACGCAGTCGCTGGTCAGCACCCGGGTCAAGCGGCTCGAGGAGGTTCTCGGCCGGCCCCTGCTCCAGCGCCATCCGCGTCTCGTCAGGCTCACCGCCGAGGGCGAGCGTTTCGTACCGGCGGCACGCGAACTGCTCGCCGCACATGAACGGGCGCGTGCGGCCTTCACAGAGGCGCCGGAGCGCATTTCAGTCGGGATCAGCGAGCAGGCGGTCGGCGCCGATGCGCCGGCCCTGCTGGCGCGCCTTGCCGGCCATGACCCGACGCTGGTGATCAGCCTGCGGATCGAACGTTCGAGCCTGCTTGATGCAGCCTTCGACCGTGGCGAGCTCGATGTCGCCGTGATGCTGCGGATCGGAGCAGGAAAGACCGGCGAAACGCTGTGCCGCGACGCCTTTGGCTGGTTCGCCGCGCCAACGCTGACGCGCGATCCGGCGCAGCCGCTGCCGCTCGTCAGCCTGATGACGGAGTGTGCGCTCAGGCGTCATGCCATCGAGGCGGTTGGCGGCGCCGGGCTCAGCTGGCGCGAGGCCTTTGTCGGCGGCGGCATGGCCGCCGTGCTGGCGGCCGTGCAGGGCGGGCTCGGCGTCACGCCGCTCGCCGCGCGCATCGCGCCGCTCGGCGCCGTCGATGTCGGCGGGGACTGGGGCCTGCCTGCGCTCGGCTCATCCGAGGTCGTGCTGCGCAGCAATGTCGCAACGCCGCGCGCCAACGCCTTCGTCAGGGAGCTGGCGGCGGCGTTTCGCGGGCCGGTTCAGCGCTCATCGGCTCAGCCCTTGCCGGCTCAGCCCTTGGGGAACTCCAACCCCATCTCGCGATAG
- the era gene encoding GTPase Era — MAEADKPTRCGFVALIGAPNAGKSTLLNKLVGAKISIVSRKVQTTRTQVRGIALAGAAQVIFVDTPGIFAPKRRLDRAMVTSAWGGATDADLIGVLIDVERFDNEENTRLLEKLAELKQPKFLVLNKIDTIEKEKLLAITTQLNERGKFETTFMVAALTGYGVKDILDWLETRLPLGPWLYPEDQISDAPLRFLAAEITREKIFERLHDELPYRSTVETEQWQQRPDGSVRIEQTIYVEREGQRKIVLGEGGQTIKAIGQKARVEIAEAAEAKVHLFLFVKVRENWSDDPERYREMGLEFPKG; from the coding sequence ATGGCTGAGGCCGACAAGCCCACACGCTGCGGCTTCGTTGCGCTGATCGGCGCGCCCAATGCCGGCAAGTCGACGCTGCTGAACAAGCTCGTCGGCGCCAAGATCTCGATCGTCTCGCGCAAGGTGCAGACGACGCGGACCCAGGTGCGCGGCATCGCGCTCGCCGGCGCGGCGCAGGTCATCTTCGTCGACACGCCCGGCATCTTCGCACCCAAGCGCCGGCTCGACCGCGCCATGGTGACGAGCGCCTGGGGCGGCGCGACCGACGCCGACCTGATCGGCGTGCTGATCGATGTCGAGCGCTTCGACAATGAGGAGAACACCCGACTGCTCGAAAAGCTCGCCGAGCTGAAGCAGCCGAAGTTCCTGGTGCTCAACAAGATCGACACGATCGAGAAGGAGAAGCTGCTCGCCATCACGACGCAGCTGAACGAGCGGGGCAAGTTCGAGACCACCTTCATGGTCGCGGCGCTGACCGGCTATGGCGTCAAGGACATTCTTGACTGGCTCGAGACGCGCCTGCCGCTCGGCCCCTGGCTCTACCCGGAGGACCAGATCTCGGATGCGCCGCTGCGCTTCCTCGCCGCCGAGATCACGCGGGAGAAGATCTTCGAGCGCCTGCACGACGAATTGCCCTACCGCTCGACCGTCGAGACCGAGCAATGGCAGCAGCGGCCCGATGGCTCGGTGCGCATCGAGCAGACGATCTATGTCGAGCGCGAGGGCCAGCGGAAGATCGTGCTCGGCGAGGGCGGGCAGACCATCAAGGCGATTGGCCAGAAAGCCCGCGTCGAGATCGCCGAGGCGGCCGAGGCCAAGGTCCATCTCTTCCTCTTCGTCAAGGTTCGCGAGAACTGGAGCGACGATCCGGAGCGCTATCGCGAGATGGGGTTGGAGTTCCCCAAGGGCTGA
- the rnc gene encoding ribonuclease III, whose product MTKPGDSGRKTPELARLEARLGHVFANRALLETALTHMSAESSRLGSYQRLEFLGDRVLGLSVADMLFERYPQAEEGDMSRRLADLVRKETCAEVAMGWDIGSFLKLGDGEILGGARKNKAILADACESIIGAVFIDGGYAAARGLVERAFGERLLKPVRPLRDAKTALQEWAQGKGYQTPTYTERGRSGPDHAPLFRVAARIAGLIDAEAEGRSKRLAEQAAAEAFLRREGLWNETMGDDNG is encoded by the coding sequence GTGACGAAGCCGGGGGACAGCGGGCGTAAGACGCCCGAACTCGCTCGGCTTGAGGCGAGGCTTGGCCATGTCTTCGCCAATCGCGCCCTGCTTGAAACCGCTCTGACCCATATGAGCGCCGAGAGTTCGCGGCTCGGCAGCTATCAGCGGCTCGAGTTCCTGGGCGATCGCGTGCTCGGATTGAGCGTCGCCGACATGCTCTTCGAGCGCTACCCGCAGGCCGAGGAGGGCGACATGTCGCGCCGCCTGGCCGATCTCGTGCGCAAGGAGACCTGCGCCGAAGTCGCGATGGGCTGGGATATCGGCAGCTTCCTGAAGCTCGGCGACGGCGAGATCCTGGGTGGCGCCCGCAAGAACAAGGCGATCCTGGCCGATGCCTGCGAGTCGATCATCGGTGCGGTCTTCATCGATGGCGGCTATGCTGCAGCAAGAGGACTGGTCGAACGCGCCTTTGGCGAGCGCCTGCTTAAGCCGGTGCGCCCGTTGCGCGATGCGAAGACCGCGTTGCAGGAATGGGCGCAGGGCAAGGGCTACCAGACGCCGACCTATACCGAGCGCGGCCGTTCAGGTCCGGACCATGCCCCGCTTTTCCGGGTTGCGGCCCGGATCGCGGGATTGATCGACGCCGAAGCCGAAGGGCGCTCCAAGCGCCTCGCCGAACAAGCTGCTGCCGAGGCGTTCCTGCGCCGCGAGGGGCTCTGGAACGAAACCATGGGAGATGACAATGGCTGA
- the lepB gene encoding signal peptidase I produces MANDAEIKSKTAKDEGGILETIKVVVQALLIALVIRTLLFQPFNIPSGSLIPTLLIGDYLFVSKYTYGYSKHSIPFSPPLFKGRVWAAEPKRGDIAVFKLPSDSSTDYIKRVIGLPGDRIQMIDGILHINNQPVKRERIADFETTDNWGRSTKVIQYRETLPEGVSHNIIEREGDTGTFDNTPVFRVPEGHFFMMGDNRDNSLDSRDRSVGYVPFENFVGRAEIIFFSIDEGASAWRVWEWPWTVRWNRLFSTIK; encoded by the coding sequence GTGGCCAACGACGCCGAAATCAAGAGCAAGACGGCCAAGGACGAGGGCGGCATCCTTGAGACGATCAAGGTCGTCGTCCAGGCGCTTCTCATCGCGCTTGTCATCCGCACGCTGTTGTTCCAGCCCTTCAACATTCCGTCGGGCTCGCTGATCCCGACCTTGCTGATCGGCGACTATCTCTTCGTCTCCAAATACACCTACGGCTATTCCAAGCACTCGATCCCGTTCAGCCCGCCGCTGTTCAAGGGCCGGGTCTGGGCTGCCGAACCGAAGCGCGGCGATATCGCCGTCTTCAAGCTGCCGAGCGACAGTTCGACCGATTATATCAAGCGCGTCATCGGCCTGCCGGGCGACCGCATCCAGATGATCGACGGCATCCTGCACATCAACAACCAGCCGGTGAAGCGCGAGCGCATCGCCGACTTCGAGACCACCGACAACTGGGGCCGCAGCACCAAGGTCATCCAGTATCGCGAGACTCTGCCCGAGGGCGTCAGCCACAACATCATCGAGCGCGAGGGCGATACCGGCACCTTCGACAACACGCCGGTCTTCCGCGTGCCCGAGGGCCATTTCTTCATGATGGGCGACAACCGCGACAATTCGCTGGACTCGCGTGACCGCAGCGTCGGCTATGTGCCTTTCGAGAACTTCGTCGGCCGCGCCGAGATCATCTTCTTCTCGATCGACGAAGGCGCCTCCGCCTGGCGTGTCTGGGAATGGCCCTGGACCGTGCGCTGGAACCGCCTGTTCAGCACGATCAAGTGA
- the aqpZ gene encoding aquaporin Z: MSSKKYAAEAIGTFWLTFAGCGSAVIAAGFPQVGIGLLGVSLAFGLTVVTMAYAIGHISGCHLNPAVTVGLAAGGRFPSGEVFPYIVSQVIGAVAGAFILYLIAKGAPGFDLAKGFASNGYGEHSPGGYSLLSGFLMEVVMTMMFLFIIMGATHGKAPVGFAPLAIGLGLALIHLVSIPVTNTSVNPARSTGPALFVGGWALQQLWLFWVAPLIGGALGGVLYRWLRSDKPE; this comes from the coding sequence ATGAGCTCGAAGAAATACGCGGCTGAAGCCATCGGCACATTCTGGCTGACCTTCGCCGGCTGCGGCAGCGCGGTCATCGCTGCAGGTTTCCCGCAGGTCGGTATCGGACTGCTCGGCGTCTCGCTTGCGTTCGGCCTGACTGTCGTCACCATGGCCTATGCCATCGGTCATATTTCGGGCTGCCATCTCAATCCGGCAGTCACCGTCGGGCTCGCGGCCGGCGGGCGTTTCCCCTCCGGAGAGGTCTTCCCCTACATCGTCTCACAGGTCATCGGTGCGGTCGCCGGCGCCTTCATTCTCTATCTGATCGCCAAGGGTGCGCCTGGCTTCGATCTCGCCAAGGGCTTTGCCTCGAACGGCTATGGTGAGCATTCGCCGGGCGGGTACAGCCTGCTCTCCGGCTTCCTGATGGAAGTCGTCATGACGATGATGTTCCTCTTCATCATCATGGGCGCGACCCATGGCAAGGCGCCGGTCGGCTTCGCACCGCTCGCCATCGGCCTCGGCCTTGCCCTCATCCACCTCGTCAGCATTCCGGTGACGAATACCTCGGTCAATCCCGCGCGCAGCACCGGCCCTGCCCTGTTCGTCGGCGGCTGGGCGCTGCAGCAGCTCTGGCTGTTCTGGGTCGCACCGCTGATCGGCGGCGCTCTCGGCGGCGTGCTCTATCGCTGGCTGAGGTCCGACAAGCCGGAGTGA
- a CDS encoding DUF2332 domain-containing protein: protein MADVVGADPWERVRASFRGQAEACRRLGSPFTALFCGVMAARLDQTSGFGRRALGWPDDPTADALPLRAAGAFNALARSGTMPSLQAIYPPALASADALWSGLAAAIDAHDADLAAYLDSAPQTNEVKRCAVLLGGALIVARDTGLPLDLLEIGASAGLNLGFERYRYALGAATWGRDDAPVTIRSEWRGRLPPLDATLRVAVRRACDLNPLDPSQPADRARVLSYIWPDQADRLRTTEAAFDAASAASWRVERADAAVWVEARLAEAAAPGCARMLMHTIMWQYLPEPTKQRIRAAMAAAGAAATAERPLAWLRMEPDGKPGHAAVTLTQWPGAVERELGRADYHGRWVEWH from the coding sequence ATGGCAGATGTCGTTGGCGCGGACCCCTGGGAGCGTGTCCGTGCGAGCTTCAGGGGGCAGGCGGAGGCCTGCCGCAGGCTTGGCTCGCCCTTCACGGCGCTGTTTTGCGGGGTAATGGCGGCGCGGCTCGATCAAACCAGTGGCTTTGGCCGGCGCGCGCTTGGCTGGCCGGACGACCCCACTGCTGACGCGCTGCCCTTGCGGGCAGCCGGTGCCTTCAACGCCCTGGCACGCTCCGGAACGATGCCGTCGCTGCAGGCAATCTACCCGCCGGCTCTTGCCAGCGCGGACGCATTGTGGAGCGGCCTTGCCGCGGCCATCGACGCCCATGACGCGGATCTTGCCGCCTATCTCGACAGCGCCCCGCAGACCAACGAGGTGAAGCGCTGCGCCGTGCTGCTCGGTGGCGCCTTGATCGTTGCCCGCGACACCGGCCTGCCGCTCGATCTTCTGGAGATCGGCGCCAGTGCCGGGCTCAATCTCGGTTTCGAGCGCTATCGCTACGCACTCGGTGCCGCGACCTGGGGGCGCGACGATGCGCCGGTCACGATCCGCAGCGAATGGCGCGGCAGGTTGCCTCCGCTTGATGCTACGCTTCGGGTGGCTGTGCGGCGTGCCTGCGACCTCAATCCGCTCGACCCATCGCAACCGGCCGATCGCGCTCGCGTCCTCTCCTATATCTGGCCGGATCAGGCCGACCGCCTGCGCACGACGGAAGCAGCCTTCGATGCCGCCTCTGCTGCTTCATGGCGCGTCGAGCGAGCCGATGCAGCCGTCTGGGTCGAGGCACGGCTGGCCGAGGCGGCCGCGCCGGGCTGCGCCCGCATGCTGATGCACACCATCATGTGGCAATATCTGCCCGAGCCGACCAAGCAGCGCATTCGTGCGGCCATGGCTGCGGCGGGCGCTGCCGCGACCGCCGAGCGCCCGCTGGCCTGGCTGCGCATGGAGCCGGACGGCAAGCCTGGCCATGCAGCGGTCACCCTGACGCAATGGCCGGGCGCTGTGGAGCGTGAGCTCGGGCGTGCCGATTATCACGGCCGCTGGGTCGAGTGGCACTGA